One Hevea brasiliensis isolate MT/VB/25A 57/8 chromosome 6, ASM3005281v1, whole genome shotgun sequence genomic window, CTCAATTTGTCAATTTTGGCTtccaaatttttaaaaaaagaaaagaagtctgATTGTCCAACAGTAGGTGGGTGAGAGCTAGAAGGACCAGCATCAGGTGGTTGTCCTATACCCTATGATTGTTGCTACTCTTCACCATCATGTCCCCCATCTACCAGCATATAAACATCATATCTTTTcatacaaattttaatttgagtcATGATAATCCTATCTAGAAAGGACTGGACAACCATAGACACCATAGCATATTGGTGAGggttaaaaccaaatgatttggcAATCACAGTCACCATCCCTCCAATAACTATACTGCCAGCTGAATGCTTAGATACTATATGTTCCATATGAGAGCAAAGAAAATAAGCACCATTTatctttttcttctctttcatgcaccataaaaagaataaatcatTTTTTCCTACAACTCCATTACCGTACCCTCTGCCTAATATAGTATAAGACATGAACATTTGCAAGCATCTAAGAGCATGGTCTTGGATAGCTAAGGCCTTAGCAGAACTAGGGTTGTAATACTTTCCATATGGTGCAATTGACTTCCAAAatcaagaggggggggggggtggagGGGGAAGGGAGGGTTATAAATAGTCCTTTGCCACTCAATCACTTTTGCGCCATCATTACATAAACCAAATAAAGTATTTACTTGAGTAGTGTCAAGTTTCCTATCCTGACTCAAACACCTAAAGGAAATGGTGTCCCTATGGTTATTGGTTATGGCCTGGAAATCCAATTTCAATGAGCTTAAAAACTCAAATGTCAATTCTTTAGAAGCAAGTTCTTGAATTTTAGCAAAATCACTCCAACCTACATTCTCCAAATATTCACTAACAGACTCATATAACCCTATCTCCCTGAGACTATGTTCATTAATATACTTGGtggctaaaattttctttttagaaAGTGTCTCATAATTTTTCCTCATATTAAAATCTCTAAAAGTCCATGGGTAAAATGAATTTACCTTCTCGCCAAATTAAGGGATAACTGGAGCAGTTTGAGACACTGTTGGGGAATGATGGAGAGGTGATTGAACCCTAGTTAGAGCAGAAGAGACCTGCAGAGAAATAGGACCTTGGGCAGTAGAGCGAATACTGGCACTGACAGGTTGTGGAGAAACAATCCTAGGTTGTTTCGATGGAGCAGAGGAGCTAGGgactgatttttttcttttttgcatCTCATGCACAGCGAAAGGGGTGGATTTTGTGTGTTTTTAGGAGGAAGGTGTGGCATTTTAGGTTGCATTGTCGGGATTAGGGGTAGAATCAGAGGGTTGGTGAAAAGGAGAACTAGGGTTCGTATCGAGAATTTGGGGATTTGGGTTCAAAATGGGAACTTCGGGTGTAGCATTGGGTGGTGTGGAATTTGGTGTTGAGGTCGAAGAATTACTGTTTCTAGGCATTTTTAGGGCTCGAAGTTTGGGTATGTGGGCGGAAGGTTGTTTAGTGTGCATCATGGAAGGAATAGTGAAGGTTTTTGATCGTGCAGCTGATGAGAAAAAATAGAATAAGATAGCAAGGGTAAAGGTTTAAGTGGTGATATACTTAGGGTctaacatgaggcatgttgggAATAGTTGTAGGGTGACATGCCTCATGTGGTTGGGTGAAAGATGAATGACATGAGGCATGTTAGgataaaagggaaaaatgacatgCCCCGCGTGATTATAGTGAGTTTTACATGAGGTGCTACATGAGGCATGCGAAACCCCTTGAAACTCTCAGCAGGTTTTTCATATTTAGCAATTTAAAGCGCTAAGAACAGGTTTTGATGATGACACTACCCCCAACATACATCATGTTGAACTTAGTGCTAAATGACCTGATGTACAACTCAAAAATGTGATCCTAAACACACTTAAACCTAACCTAAGACATAATTTGCATAAAAATTTCACTCAAAATCCAATTAAAACCCAATTAATCACTAAGAACAATTAAAATTCATCAATCCACGAAACACAAACTAAAACATTACTCAACTACTATTCACATTAACAGTCACACCATAAGGAATAACACCTAAATTCAACCCCAAACTTAGCATTAAAAATTCATGAACAAGGAATAAAATTCTGCTACAGACACTGTTCACATGACTAGATTTCTGCAGAATTGTACTATGAAATTTCACAAAATATTCAATTGCAAATATGTCAATCTCAGTGCaatacatcaaaattaattacccaaGAAGTAAAATCAAGAACATATTGCTATTGATtaccatgaaatttcatatatttctcACCAATTTCCTTAAAATTTTGAAACAAAAACAACCTTCCACTCCACCATATTGCTGTAATCAGACATAAAGCTCAAATTAGTTCAGATTTAACTTTGTTAGGACAGCATGCATCATGGAAAACAAATAGAAGGTTCAGCAACTTCCCAAACACTTATTCCTTCAATTCAACATACACATTTGCTTAAAAATCACCATTAACCTGCATAGAGAAATTTTTATGCCAAATTTGAGTTCAATGGGGTgtaaaataaaacaaaacaaaacaaaagataAGTATGAGAAAAGAATTTTTGGGTGCCTCCCAAAGAgcgctaattttaggtcatttgcttGACCATCCTTAATTCAGTGAATTGGTGGATCATCAAGGAAACAACTTGTTCCCTTCTCAATTGGTGGGCCTGTGATATAAATCTTGAGCCTTTGACCATTAACTTTAAAAAGTCCAGAATTTTCACTCCAAATATCCACAACTCCATGGGGATAAACTTTCACAACCTTGAAAGAActagaccatcttgatttcaacttCCTTAGAAAGAGTCTAAGtctagaattatacaataaaaccagACCACCCTCTTTAAACTCCTTCCTTTTAATATTCTTATCATGCTAAATCTAGTCCTTTCCTTAAAGATCCTAGCATTCTCATAAGCATCTAACCTTATCTCTTCAAGTTCATTTAATTGAAACAATCTTTTCTCTCCAGCAccttttaagtcaaaattcaaagTTCGGATTGTCCAATATACGTTGTGTTCCAGCTCAACCGACAAGTGACATGATTTCCCATTGACTAACTTAAAAGGTATAGTTCCAATGGGTGTCTTATAAGCTGTCCTGTATGCCCATAATGTATCATTTAGTCTCAATGACCAATCCTTCCTTGAATGATTaacaatttttttcaaaattctcttcaattccctaTTAGATACTTCAACTTGCCCACTAGTCTGAGGATGGTAAGGTATAGCTACCTTATGAGTAACCCCATATTTCTTCAAAAGATTTTCAAACTGTTTATTGCAGAAATGAgatccaccatcactgattatagctcttggagctccaaatctagTGACAATAAActtcttcaaaaatttcactactaCCCTTGCATCATTTGTAGGGGAAGCAATGGCctcaacccattttgacacataatccacACCCACCAAAATGTATTTACTCCCAAAAGATGATGGGAATGGTCCCATGAAATTTATGCCCCAAACATAAAATAACTCAATCTCTAAAATTCCTTATTGTGGCATTTCATTTTTCCTTGAAATATTCCCCACTCTTTGACATCTATCACATCTCAAAATAAATTCTCTCACAATTTTGAATATGTGTGGCCAATAAAATCCATCTTGAAGTACTTTAGCCACTGTTTTATCCACACTAAAATGACCTCCATAGTTAGAAGAATGACAATGCTCTAAAATGTTTCATATTTTCTCTTCAGGCACGCACCTTCTAACTAGGCCATCATTATATCTCTTAAATAATAATGGATCCTCCCATGTATAAAATTTCACATATGCAAAAATTTCTTCCTCTGTTGATAGCTCAAATCTGGTGGGAGAActccacatgacaggtaattgacAAAATCTACAAACCATGGCAATGCATCAACAACTAGTAATTACTTATTTGAGAAGAACTCGTCAATTTGCAATTCCTCTTCATTTCCATCTTTACTCTCATGCTTAATCCTTCATAGATGATCTGCTacaacattttcagctccctttttatctttaatttgtaAATCAAATTCTTGTAGCAATAAAACTCATCTTATCAATCTTGGCTTTGCTTCCTTTTTATTCATCAAATATCTTATGGCAGCATGGTCTGTACAGACAATCACTTTTGATCCAACCAGATATGACCTAAACTTATCCACAATAAATACCACAGCTAAAAATTCATTCTCAGTGGTGGCATAATTTACTTGAGCATCATCTAAAGTTTTGCTGGCATAATAAATTGCATAAGACCTCTTCTCTTTTTTTTGACCAAGTACAGCTCCCACAACAAAgtcacttgcatcacacataaCCTCAAATGGCAATGACCAATCCGGAGGTTGTATAATAGGTACTGTTGTTAGAGCTTCCTTTAACCTATTAAAAGAGTCAAAACAAACTTGGTCAAAATTAAAAGGAACATGATGATTTAACAAATTTGTAAGAGGTTtagcaatttttaaaaaatccttTATAAATCTCCAGTAGAAACCAGCATACCCAAGAAAACTTCTAATTCCTTTCACTAAAGTTGGTGGAGGCATCTTCTCAATCACTTCTACTTTGGCCTTGTCCACTTCAATTCCTCTATGtaacaccaaatgtccaagaacAATGCCTTCTTGCACCATAAAATGACATTTCTCCTAATTTAGCACCAAATCTGTTTTTTCACATCTTTTAAGCACTTTAGAGAGGTTAGATAgacaattatatataaaaaaaatcatatacagaaaaatcatccataaaaacttccataatttcctcaataaaattagagaaaatagccATCATACACCGCTAAAAAGTAACTAGTGCATTACATAAGCCAAAAGGCAtccttctatatgcaaatgtaccATATGAACATGTGAAtgaggttttctcttgatcactaTGATGTATTGGGATTTGGAAAAAACCAGAATACCCATCCAAATAACAAAAATATGAATGTTTTGCtaacctctctaacatttgatcaataaaAGGCAAGGGAAAATAGTCTTTCCTAGTGGCACTATTAAGCTTCCTGTAGTCTATGCACATCTTCCATCTTATGACTATTCTAGTAGGTATCagctcattattttcatttttcacaatAGTCACACCTCCTTTCTTAGGGACTACATGAACTGGGCTAACCCAACTACTATTAGAAATAGGATAAATGATCCCAGTTTCAAACAATTTCAGGACTTCTTTCTTCACCACCTCTTTCATATTAGGATTCAATCTTTTTTGATGTTCTATGGTGGCTTTAAAATTATCCTCTAAAAGAATCCTATGCATGCACAAGATTGGGCTTATGCCCTTGATATCATCAATGGTGTAACCAATGACTTTCCTTTGTGCTCTTAActctctcaacaatttttcaacttgtacATCACTCAGACTTGCACTAATAATGATAGGATAAGTTGAATTAGGTCCAAGAAAAACATACCTTAATGTAGATGGAAGTGGTTTGAGGTCTACCTGTGCTGCTTCCTTCTCATCTAGCAAGGGTGGTTGTGCAACTTCATATTTCAACTCTTTAACTTGCATAACTTGATCTCCTAAAACTTCTTAAGTAGCATCCAAAATTTGAGCAAAGGCTGCAACTTCAGGATTTTCTTCCTTTGTTATTTTACTATGTACCAAATAATTCACCAAAGGGTCTTCAGGATATCTTTTCCTAAATTCTTCttccacaatctcatcaataacatCTACCCTTAAACAAGGGTCAACTTCATGATGTttcttcaaagcttgattcaaatTAAATTCCACCTCCTCTTATCCAACTTTTAATGTCAATTTACCATTCTTCACATCAATTATAGCCCCTGCTGTGGATAAGAATGGCCTTCCTAAAATGATAGGTATGTGAATATCCTCTTCCATTTCAAGAACCACAAAATCCACAGGAATGAAAAATTTCCCAACTTTTAAGGGTACATTCTccaaaattcctactgtatattTAATAGATCTATCAGCTAGTTGCAAAGAAATGGTTGTTGGCTTCAATTCTCCACCCTTCAACTTTTCACAAATGGAGAGTGGCATCAAACTTACACTAGCTCTAAGATTACACAATGCTTTATTAATATTAGTATCCCCAATGTGACAAGGAAAAGAGAAACTTCGTGGATCCTTCAACTTCGGTGGGAGCTTATTCTGTAAGAGAGCACCACACTCCTGTGTTAATGCTATTGTTTCATAATCTTCTAGTCTCCTCATGTTCGACAAAATTTCTTTCAGGAACTTAGCATATAAGGGCATTTGAGAAATTGCATCTGTAAATGGAATGTTGATGTATAACTTTTTCAAaacttccaaaaatttcccaaattgcttatctagCTTTGCTTTCTGAAACCTCTGAGAATATGGCAATGGTAGCTTGTATGGTGGTGGAGGCACAtacttttcctcttctttttttcaGCTTCCTTCTTCTTGTTTGCTTCCTCATTAACTTCATCATGATTTGAAGTAGATTCATTATTGTCttcatcttttttcttctttttctcttctttttcatctttcttttcATCTCCCACAATTTTCCCACTCCTTAGGATCACTGCCTTGCAATGTTCTCTAGGAttctctggttgacttggaaattTCCCTTGTGCTTTGCTAGAAGAActtgcttgttgagctatttggttTTCTAACATCCTGTTATGAGTGGCAAGCTGATCCATTCTTGAAGTTAATTGTTGAATCATTTCTCCCTGTTTCTGTTAAGCAACTAAGAAATTCTCCATCATAGACTTCAAAATTGAATCTTGGTCTGAAGACTAAACTGGTGGTTGTGGAACAGGTGCATTTTGATTCCTTTGTGGTGGAAATCTAGGTGGTACACTGTTTTGCTGAAAATTCTGCTGTTGTTGCTGGAAATCAGGAGGTTGTTGATAGTTCTGCTGCTGCTGTCCTTGTCAACCTCCCCAAGAAAAGTTAGGGTGATTTCTCCATGCTGGATTATATGTAGCAGAAAAAGGATTACCAATTGGCTTCTGATTATAATTCCCAACAAAATCAACTTGCTCATTTCCAAACTCTTGCCCATAAGAAGGAAAATCATTGATACAATACATATTTCCTACACCAACATCTTCTATATGACTAGATACTCCAATTAAAGAATCAACATTCATGCTTAGCTTATCCATTTttcttgtcaaagcatcaaatttggcattgaacatACTCATGGCATCTAAATCATATACACTAGCTGATGGCTTCTTTATTTCATTCCTTTCATAGCTCCATTGATAATTGTTGTAAGCAATTTTATCCAATGCtgaataagcttcatcttctaacttttccataagatcacctcctgaAAATGCATCAATTATACTTCTAATTGCTGGAGAAACACTATTGTAAAAATGCTAAACTAGTATCCATTTAGGGATTCcgtgatgtggacatctcctttgaagatccttatatctctcccatgcttcatagagactctcatcatcccttggtctgaaagaagttaattcatttctcaattttgcaATCTTGCTATGAGGAAAGTACAACTCATCCCAAGTAGTTATTGAACCCGGAGGTAATGAATGCAACTACTCCCTAGCAcgatccttcaaagaaaaagaaaataatctcAGCCGGATGGCATCATCTGATACTTCATTTATCTTCAACATGTCACTAATCTCAAGAAATTGTGTGAGGTGCACATGTAGACTCTCAGTAGGACCTCCCCCAAACTGTGATTGTTGAACCATTTGATAAAGTGAGGGCTTCATCTCAAAATTATTCACTTCCACTCTAGGCCTTGTAATACTTGGTCTAAAATCTTCAAAACTAGGAAAAACATGATCCTTAATTGATATATTGTTGTTGTTTGCCATAGCTTCTATCACTTGTTGCTCTTGATGTTGCTCTTGTTGTCTTTGAATTCTAAGTTTAGCTTTTCTTCTTTTAGACTTTGCTCTCAAAGCTTTAGCTGTCTTTTCAATCtcaggatcaaaaattaaatcaatttctacactttttgttcttcttatataaaagatatgtacctgaaaaaccaaaacaataaaatctcaaagtaaaatgataaaaaaagaaattaaaataaaaaataaaatgcccaaattaaccaaacaatcaatcatctaatatcaaacaaaaacaaatccccgacaacggcgccaaaaacttgatgcgtactccgcaagtatacgggtcgttcaagtagtaaaaAAAAGATATCGTCATACagagatttgttgtttgagtaccacactataaaagtcacgattatttgggctatcaataatttgtgccaaaaatagagtaaggatgcagcaaattaaattgaaaaaataaggaaattataataaaataagcaattaaatttctaagcactatactaatttactaaattttagcaagtaattaaagatttaattaattaatggcaaAAATTGCTTTCAaagttgaggttcatgaagtaaatttcattaggatttggataggcaaaaccaaaattaagggaaatacaagtttgaaggaagttgattatgatttcctttaatttctctttcaagcaaactaaagagtgttttaaaggaaactaaaccccattctcatgcgatgtttaattacccaaaaccctttaagctctttaatcaacttgaaattcctcttaacccactagtttatttctaacactaggtgattaagtttattatcttgattatctatcatagattttcacctctcggtccttcaatctaaaattaaaaataaaatccaaaGGGTACCAATAATGgatatgtaaataagcacacaagataagaatcaaaacttatatatactaaaatttggttaaaaccagttcaaatccacaaataaaacttaaatcattacactcaactctgaaatcttaagtatctactcactcatgcttaTATTTataagtagaaaatatgaaatagagtaagaaaacatgaaaataagacaaaaaataaaagaacccagaaaaaaaaaatataaatctcTGGAAATGAAAGCTGAAAACATCACTCTGCAGGTGTCCTTTCTCCAGAAAATGGCGTGGTtccttctttccttcttcttctaatttttctttctctttctccttatagtaaaaatgagaatatgatgcttatatatcccctcaagtttttccctaaaaatggtctttaaagggataaagacaaaaggtgtaaaaggtATGAGAAGAGAAAAATTTTTCATGTCAGCAATCTACCAGCATcatcccacatgcctcatgtggatTTAAGTTATTTTCAACATACCTCATGTTGATTTGGAGGAGGAGCCTTTAGATCCTGCACGACCAgctacacggggcatgttgaAGTCCCTGAAACTTTCGGCAAGTTTTGTTCCAAAATCTCTGTCTATACGAACCAGTGTTGAATCtacatgcctcatgtggattcctGCTAGCTGACTCTTATCTTCACACACACGGGGCATGTTGAAGCCCTTGAAAATCTCGGCTGATCTTTTTCCTTAggcaaattttcttcatttttcacactactttaagcttccaaatcactttgaatttcttctatatggacctttttacttttaaaccttattaaaacctataaaaaatattaaaattccaaaaatcaaatataatgaaataaaaattaacaaattaactaaaataagctttaaaagcataaaattactaaattaaaaaTGGCAAAATAGAtgtaaaactaccctaaaatacctATAGAAAATGGGTTTATCAATAGGACCCAACAATTAACTCCAAATATCCTACCACAACCCTCACCACATGAATGAAAATCGCCCCTCTTAAGATTAGAAACCAAccataaaatgtgccattttaatGAAGGGCATGGCTATGAAGCATTCGAgttaatatgagaataatatgatatatactttaattacttttatataaattttgagataaatatttaatttaatggtcattaaatttatttttatattaagttAAACTTATATTAGATATATTCATAAttgatttcaatttaattaatatcaAGTTAAAgctctaattaataaaaatgtttaattaaattaattttatatattattttcatatattattaaatagtgtatttaaaaaataagttataattattaaataaaatttaattaacatattaaatgatattatAGAACTTCATTCTCTATCCACCCATTGCACTGACCAATAGGGAAAGGTTTTTGAAACCCATTGTTTTGTGTTACCAAAATCAATGGAACCATGAGTTACTTCATCATTATattcttatattttttatatatacataatataatattttttttatttaatttatattagttTTCTCTTGAGTTTAAGaggatttattttgatatttataataaAGTAAACCACCATGTGTTTTGCTAACAAATAGGCTAACAAATTACTATAGATTTTTAAATATAGGCTGGAAAAATTACCATGGACTTTTAAATGACAATGGTCCACTAGGTCCATATGTTTTACTAATGCCTAATAGACTAACAAATAATAATGGACTTTTACTTAATTAGTGTTTGGTCAAttctattataaaatttaaattttatttaaaatgaattttagttaaaatttatttaaaatgaattttattatttgtatggcacaatttaaaatataaaatttaattgaatttcataGGAGAATTTATGTttagtataattttaaaattaaaattcattttgtcCTCTTTTTTAAACtatccttaaaaataaaattaaaaatatatatattttttacaaaattcaaaaattcatgTTATTTTGTTACCTTTTTAGCATTAaggttttttattttcttaaacaaTCATAAAGTTtatcattttttaattatattaataatattaatacatTATTTACCCTGCATAACAATTATACATATTTTGTTGTGACATATACAAGTACATTGATTAATATTAAGTAGAACTAATATATTTCCATCAAATTCAATAGGAATTGGGTTTAATTataatcaatttttaaaattgaattttattttttttaaattaaatacataaaacatagaattctataaaattttatgtATTAAATATATGCTATAAAAATTAAAGGGTCAAAAAATAGAAATGCGGCCTTTAGGCTTTATGAATAGTTGGGTTGGTATGGAGGGGGCTGTAAATGAATAGTGCTCTCACAATTTTACGAGTCTAGGGGCAGCGCACTCTCTCCTTCTCCTCACCGCGCTCACACAGcgcatatatttaataaatgtcTACTGCATAATTTAGaagattaaagaatttaaattttattttttaaaatttttttgataatCTGAGgagaaaagataattaatataattaagaaAATGGAAAAAATACTTCTATATGAGAAtggatgatatatatatatacatcaagtTTAATTGATTtcgattgaaatttaaattttaattaaaaattaatagcttatttaataattatattaaggtTAAGAATAGATTTAgatcttttactttttttttattaattaaaaattaactttattAATTTTCTAATACCATTAATTAATGTTGTTAATTTTCAActtatttagttaaaattaaaaattaaagagtCTATTTggcttaaaaaaaatttcaatgaCTAAAAGaactattaaatatttaaataaagagaaaatgtactttttgtctaaattaatttttttaaaaaattccaacattgtaagattttactaaattttttgtaAATACCTCATTTTTTTGAAGTTAGAAATAGCTAGACAGTAGCAGATTcattttttcatatataattgaTGTTCCAATTATCcactaggattttttttttttctcaatttcaTTGACTTATGACACTaggaattatataataatttataatcttaaattaaaaaaaaaacaaaatttatatttttatatatttcaaacaacataaaatatttttatttaattttgaatatgacaaaaaaattaataaagccaaataaattattttaaaagaaaatattggtTAAAGTCAAGTTATGAGGGGACTTTGGGGAAAAAAGAAAAGGGTTTAAAacctttgaatatatatatatatatatatatatatatatatatatatatatatatatatatatatatattttttttttttttttttcctcctcaaAAGAGTCTTACATATGATAATTAAAACCATGTGAGATGCCACGAGAAGACCTATTAGGTATCAACCCACTTAGAAATAATATTCAATTGACGCACACTTAACAAGACTAACTTCATTGATTGACCAGagggaagatgaagaagaaaagaaagagagagcaaattaacaaattaatgtctaatttatataataaaaagaaattatttaGTGTATGTTTCACATTATTATTGtaattgttattaaaaaaatattttttaaaatatattaattttaaaatattaaaaaatattttaaataattttaataagttttaggctctatttattttatgaaaaataatttatatataaaaaatatttttcataaaaattgttctcaAAAAaagttttttataaaaatttttctattatttagttaCGATGTTAAAATAATAGTatgtatttatataatatatatataaatattttcacattttaataaaattatcaaaatttaaaaataacttaattttttctttaattaagaaaatatttttcattgattaatttttttagtatCCAAATATTAGAAAATCTGAAAATTATTCTTCaaaaaactatttttttaaaacaGACAGAGCTTTAgtcattaaaatattaaaataagtttaaaattatttaaaataatttaaaaaataatttaaacctCCAAACTGTAACTTAATACACAGAATAGAAGAGGAAGTGCACATGGGGACCCTTCAAAAGGGAAAGAGCACTTTGATATCAAAACCCATTTTCTTAATTTGTTAGgtcatataaaattatattatttatcacCAAAACTTACGTCAATCTTATGCGGCTTCCACTTGATTAAGATTCATGTTTAGGCTTTGTGTCAAAGATCACCACCTCGCCCGAGTCAAACCAGCTCTAAGTGCGTTTGGTCTTCAAGGATCAAGATTTCCTTCAATATCCAATTGTAGTGCAGGTTGACTTtgtttaattttaatgaaaatacataaataaatgtcAGTTTTGAGATAattatatcttttaatcatgggTTTAATGATTTTACTAATGATATTAGAGGCATGTGCATGCACGAGTGTAGGAATTAATATTCAACCCACA contains:
- the LOC110635006 gene encoding uncharacterized protein LOC110635006 is translated as MDQLATHNRMLENQIAQQASSSSKAQGKFPSQPENPREHCKAVILRSGKIVGDEKKDEKEEKKKKKDEDNNESTSNHDEVNEEANKKKEAEKKKRKNAISQMPLYAKFLKEILSNMRRLEDYETIALTQECGALLQNKLPPKLKDPRSFSFPCHIGDTNINKALCNLRASVSLMPLSICEKLKGGELKPTTISLQLADRSIKYTVGILENVPLKVGKFFIPVDFVVLEMEEDIHIPIILGRPFLSTAGAIIDVKNDVIDEIVEEEFRKRYPEDPLVNYLVHSKITKEENPEVAAFAQILDAT